A genome region from Mugil cephalus isolate CIBA_MC_2020 chromosome 13, CIBA_Mcephalus_1.1, whole genome shotgun sequence includes the following:
- the wu:fj16a03 gene encoding uncharacterized protein wu:fj16a03 → MKFYLLLLLLLPLCSARFDIECYGRDFLMLDDVLHCSSKIQQACYTRDNGEKGCTTLKHCSKPGWTCCHTNRCNA, encoded by the exons ATGAAGTTTTATCTGCTGTTGCTTCTCCTGCTACCTCTCTGCTCAG ctaGGTTTGACATTGAGTGTTATGGTCGGGACTTCCTGATGCTTGACGACGTGCTGCACTGCAGTAGTAAAATCCAACAGGCATGCTACACCAGAG ATAATGGAGAAAAAGGATGCACTACATTGAAGCACTGCTCTAAACCCGGATGGACCTGCTGCCACACAAACCGCTGCAATGCCTGA